A genomic segment from Inquilinus sp. KBS0705 encodes:
- a CDS encoding T9SS type A sorting domain-containing protein, with product MKLLKTLLLIMLLSSASTLFAQTPGAPFNWAVHFAGTGAGAFATDGPDNENSQSPTRQTSGETRVTSSVSDNDNNTYVLLELWGSVKLGTTTYTAPNAAHHSVPILIKYNKTGTFLWARPLYTAGRKMLQRVKLTLDASKNPVVAGTYTNTDADGPDITLGSKTITDLRGIVAIKFNGNGSCLYIKTLDLTKTKPLYVKMLDADAANNIYMATSQDAPSEQGAIDHTEPFSDQPGAVRKMNVSLGLVWEKGLSKAVDVLGGSVNASGTMLIGFKLSYHKDFDTVNYIIDKKAYSWRMEQEALLYNFNAAGKANFTTIFKNSELPAPLIDNAGNGYFIQANAYEEQIGKNPYGVDVDFRLGKSPIIKIGANGSLISSKYININLTRNALLTVNKVNGEVYLATDFTDKYFYDSQKTGALVHGDFTFFAEDHLHYIAMLKYSTNLTEAGGLICIKNAAAVAVPSLSITPTGNLVLAGLAGPTPRDSPESGPAEPITIGNATYKSANEYDGFLLSIDPKGFGFTPTTTWTGKSGQSWAVGSNWNNGVPTVLSHAIIPAGLTNYPKIYPAVFYAGILEIANKATLTLPQTVQVKGIIRNNGELTYLTEGAFYSDVDIEGSGVTNINSKNELNWDATAIIRQKLVLNNIARITLSSAMTANEIQMNGGSIFTDPDKVDNASVIVLSDSPDALSGYSAARFISSTITRAVGNEGAYTFPVKNDIYAPLTLNFAGNTTTTSITLKMVPPPSTPQFGNTKINGVAVKSNLYYYNWQVEPNTYQNETGTLDAKLEVPFYPGMPATNHIGFIHSNYNYSYTGAANWQQPQVVTTGSTKTVVAKMNGTNILALRIFSLAVTDAAIPDLTASISSFSPASGAKGTSVTIKGSNFTGTTAVSFGGTAASSFTVNSATSITAVIGDGNTGAIAIKTPKGNASINGFTYLPLPEVTAFTPASAKKGTTVAIKGKNFTGTTAVSFGNTPAASFKVLSATTISAVVGNGATGKISVTTPYGSDAIAGFNYILADNTSIAPYPNPFQSVLYVNIGSKVVTAMSARVYNISSGKVIYSKTLSNQSGVVPLYLSMLNDGTYTLNITLDGVLTMYKIIKKN from the coding sequence ATGAAACTATTAAAAACCTTACTGCTTATAATGTTGCTAAGCAGTGCTTCCACTTTATTCGCCCAAACACCCGGAGCACCGTTTAACTGGGCGGTACACTTTGCTGGCACAGGCGCTGGCGCATTTGCAACAGATGGGCCAGACAACGAAAACTCACAAAGCCCAACCAGGCAAACTTCCGGGGAAACCCGGGTAACATCTTCTGTAAGTGACAACGATAACAATACTTACGTATTGCTTGAATTATGGGGGTCAGTTAAACTAGGTACAACTACTTACACAGCACCCAATGCAGCACACCACTCGGTGCCCATATTGATAAAATATAACAAAACCGGCACCTTTTTATGGGCACGGCCCCTTTACACCGCAGGCCGCAAAATGCTTCAGCGGGTAAAACTTACGCTTGATGCATCAAAAAATCCGGTTGTGGCCGGCACATATACCAACACAGATGCAGATGGGCCCGACATTACCCTAGGCAGTAAAACCATAACGGATTTAAGAGGTATTGTGGCTATCAAATTTAATGGCAATGGCTCGTGTTTGTATATAAAAACACTCGACCTTACCAAAACCAAGCCGCTGTACGTTAAGATGCTAGATGCCGATGCTGCTAACAATATATACATGGCCACTAGCCAGGATGCCCCATCTGAACAGGGAGCAATTGATCATACTGAACCTTTTTCGGACCAGCCCGGCGCAGTAAGAAAAATGAATGTCTCGTTGGGTTTAGTTTGGGAAAAAGGCTTAAGCAAAGCCGTGGATGTATTAGGCGGCAGCGTTAATGCTTCGGGCACTATGCTTATCGGCTTCAAATTAAGTTATCATAAAGACTTTGATACCGTAAATTATATTATCGATAAAAAAGCATACTCGTGGCGGATGGAGCAAGAAGCTTTGTTGTATAATTTTAATGCTGCCGGTAAAGCAAATTTCACCACTATTTTTAAGAATAGTGAACTACCCGCGCCTTTGATAGACAATGCCGGCAACGGATATTTTATACAAGCAAATGCCTATGAGGAACAAATTGGTAAAAACCCATATGGCGTTGACGTGGACTTCAGGCTTGGAAAATCTCCAATCATAAAAATTGGAGCTAACGGCAGCCTTATTAGTAGTAAATACATTAATATTAACCTTACCCGAAATGCCCTGCTTACTGTTAATAAGGTTAATGGCGAAGTGTACCTGGCTACTGACTTTACCGACAAATATTTTTACGACTCGCAAAAGACCGGGGCATTAGTACACGGCGATTTTACGTTTTTTGCCGAAGATCACCTGCATTATATTGCTATGCTGAAATATAGCACCAACCTTACCGAAGCTGGGGGTCTTATATGCATTAAAAATGCCGCGGCTGTGGCTGTACCGTCATTATCGATTACCCCTACAGGCAACCTGGTACTGGCAGGTTTGGCAGGCCCTACTCCGCGGGATAGCCCGGAATCGGGCCCGGCAGAGCCAATAACAATAGGCAACGCAACTTATAAGAGCGCTAATGAGTATGATGGCTTTTTGTTGTCTATTGATCCTAAAGGATTTGGCTTTACACCCACAACAACGTGGACAGGGAAAAGTGGCCAAAGTTGGGCCGTTGGCAGCAACTGGAACAATGGCGTACCTACGGTATTAAGCCATGCTATTATACCCGCAGGCTTAACTAACTACCCTAAAATTTATCCAGCAGTGTTTTATGCAGGCATCCTTGAAATAGCTAACAAGGCAACCTTAACACTGCCGCAAACCGTGCAGGTAAAAGGTATCATCCGCAACAACGGCGAGCTTACATACCTAACGGAAGGTGCTTTTTATTCAGATGTTGATATTGAAGGCAGCGGAGTAACCAACATAAACAGCAAAAATGAGCTTAACTGGGATGCAACTGCTATAATAAGGCAAAAACTGGTATTAAATAATATTGCACGCATAACTTTAAGTTCGGCCATGACCGCTAACGAGATTCAAATGAATGGCGGCTCGATATTTACCGATCCTGATAAAGTGGACAATGCATCGGTAATTGTGTTAAGTGATTCGCCAGATGCGCTGAGCGGTTACAGCGCCGCACGTTTTATAAGCTCAACTATAACACGCGCGGTGGGTAATGAGGGAGCCTATACTTTCCCGGTTAAAAACGATATTTACGCGCCGCTTACATTAAATTTTGCGGGCAATACCACAACCACTTCCATTACTTTAAAAATGGTGCCTCCGCCAAGTACACCCCAGTTTGGCAATACAAAAATAAATGGTGTAGCTGTAAAATCTAACCTTTACTACTACAATTGGCAGGTTGAGCCTAATACCTACCAAAACGAAACCGGTACATTGGATGCCAAATTGGAAGTACCATTTTATCCGGGCATGCCGGCAACAAATCACATAGGATTTATACATAGCAACTACAATTATTCCTACACAGGTGCCGCCAACTGGCAGCAACCGCAGGTGGTTACCACCGGCAGTACCAAAACAGTAGTGGCAAAAATGAACGGGACCAATATACTTGCGCTAAGAATATTTTCATTAGCCGTTACCGATGCTGCCATTCCTGATCTTACTGCTTCTATCAGTTCGTTCTCGCCTGCATCCGGCGCAAAAGGTACCAGCGTAACTATAAAAGGCAGCAACTTTACCGGCACTACCGCGGTTAGTTTTGGGGGCACGGCTGCCTCATCATTCACCGTAAATTCGGCTACCAGTATCACGGCGGTAATAGGTGATGGAAATACAGGTGCCATAGCAATTAAAACACCAAAAGGCAATGCCAGCATAAACGGTTTTACCTACCTGCCTTTGCCGGAAGTTACGGCGTTTACACCCGCAAGTGCTAAAAAAGGCACTACCGTTGCAATAAAGGGTAAAAACTTTACAGGCACCACTGCTGTTAGCTTTGGTAATACGCCTGCAGCATCATTTAAAGTATTATCAGCTACTACTATTTCTGCCGTGGTTGGCAATGGTGCTACCGGTAAAATTAGCGTAACCACACCGTATGGAAGTGATGCGATAGCCGGGTTTAACTACATATTAGCAGATAACACATCAATAGCACCCTACCCTAATCCGTTTCAAAGCGTTTTATATGTAAATATTGGCAGCAAAGTGGTTACGGCAATGTCGGCCAGAGTATACAATATTTCCAGCGGCAAGGTAATCTATTCAAAAACACTAAGTAACCAATCCGGCGTTGTACCGTTGTATTTGTCGATGCTTAACGATGGCACCTACACGCTTAATATTACGCTGGATGGAGTGCTCACCATGTACAAGATCATCAAGAAAAATTAA
- a CDS encoding aldehyde dehydrogenase family protein, whose protein sequence is MSLVISDILDHLHINDINHAFSTGSNWGSSPNAQAKDILSPVDGKKIASVNFATADEYDAVVQTAAKAFKTWRTIPAPKRGEIVRQIGDSLRANKKQLGTLVSYEMGKSLQEGYGEVQEMIDICDFAVGLSRQLYGLTMHSERPEHRMYEQYHPLGIVGIISAFNFPVAVWSWNAMLAWVCGDVCIWKPSEKTPLTAIACQHIAQEVFKRNNIDEGVSCLVIGDRHIGELMSNDTRVPLVSATGSTRMGKAVSAAVGARLGKSLLELGGNNAIIITENADLDMSLIGAVFGAVGTAGQRCTSTRRLIIHASVYEAFKQKLVNAYKQIKIGNPLDENNHMGPLIDTDAVNAYLDSIEKCKAEGGSFVVEGGQLIGDAYASGCYVRPCIAEVQNHYQIVQHETFAPILYLIKYNTIEEAIDLQNGVPQGLSSAIMTGNLREAETFLSYAGSDCGIANVNIGTSGAEIGGAFGGEKETGGGRESGSDAWKVYMRRQTNTINYSKTLPLAQGIKFDL, encoded by the coding sequence ATGAGCTTAGTAATTTCTGATATTCTTGATCATTTACATATAAACGACATTAACCACGCTTTTAGTACAGGCAGCAACTGGGGCAGCAGCCCCAATGCGCAGGCTAAAGACATCCTGTCGCCGGTTGATGGCAAAAAAATAGCGTCAGTTAATTTTGCTACCGCCGATGAATATGACGCTGTAGTACAAACCGCCGCAAAGGCCTTTAAAACCTGGCGCACCATACCTGCACCTAAACGAGGCGAGATCGTTCGCCAAATAGGCGACTCGCTGCGCGCTAATAAAAAGCAGCTGGGCACCCTCGTATCGTACGAGATGGGCAAAAGCCTGCAGGAAGGCTACGGCGAGGTACAGGAAATGATAGATATTTGCGATTTTGCCGTGGGCCTAAGCCGCCAGTTGTATGGCTTAACCATGCACAGCGAGCGCCCCGAGCACCGCATGTATGAACAATACCATCCGCTGGGTATTGTGGGTATAATATCGGCCTTTAACTTCCCGGTGGCAGTGTGGAGTTGGAATGCCATGCTGGCCTGGGTATGCGGCGATGTATGCATCTGGAAACCGTCCGAAAAAACGCCGTTAACAGCCATTGCCTGCCAGCACATAGCACAAGAAGTTTTTAAACGCAACAATATTGATGAAGGCGTAAGCTGCCTGGTAATAGGCGACCGCCACATTGGCGAATTAATGAGCAACGATACCCGCGTGCCGCTGGTATCGGCCACCGGCTCCACCCGTATGGGTAAGGCGGTTAGTGCCGCGGTTGGTGCACGCTTAGGTAAAAGCCTGTTAGAACTGGGCGGCAACAATGCCATTATTATTACCGAAAATGCCGATCTGGATATGTCGCTTATTGGCGCGGTGTTTGGCGCGGTAGGTACAGCAGGGCAACGTTGCACCAGTACACGCAGGCTAATTATCCACGCCAGCGTTTACGAGGCCTTTAAGCAAAAGCTAGTTAACGCCTACAAGCAAATAAAAATTGGCAACCCGCTTGACGAAAACAACCACATGGGCCCGCTGATTGATACCGACGCCGTGAACGCCTACCTTGATTCGATAGAGAAATGTAAAGCCGAAGGCGGCAGCTTTGTGGTAGAGGGCGGCCAGTTAATCGGCGATGCCTATGCATCGGGCTGTTACGTTAGGCCTTGTATTGCCGAGGTGCAAAACCACTACCAAATTGTACAGCACGAAACCTTTGCCCCTATTTTATACCTTATCAAATACAATACCATCGAAGAAGCCATCGACCTGCAAAACGGGGTGCCGCAGGGCTTATCATCGGCCATCATGACCGGTAATTTGCGCGAGGCAGAAACATTCCTTTCGTATGCGGGTTCTGATTGTGGTATTGCCAATGTAAACATCGGTACATCTGGTGCCGAAATTGGCGGGGCATTTGGCGGCGAAAAAGAGACCGGCGGTGGCCGCGAATCGGGCTCAGACGCATGGAAAGTTTACATGAGGCGCCAAACCAATACTATAAACTATTCAAAAACGTTGCCTTTAGCGCAGGGCATAAAATTCGACCTGTAG
- the metF gene encoding methylenetetrahydrofolate reductase [NAD(P)H] yields MKITEHIANANGKTLFSFELIPPLKGQSIQGIYDAIDPLMEFKPPFIDVTSLREDYIYKEQDNGLLEKLAYRKRPGTIAICAAIMNKYKVDTVPHLLCGGFTKDETENGLVDLQFLGIENVLVLRGDARRGDSSFVPTPNGHCYATDLLQQVVNMNNGIYLHENYEDIMKTDFCIGVAGYPEKHFEAPNLKTDFKYLKQKVDMGANFIVTQMFFDNQKYFDFVNNCRANGINVPIIPGLKPITTSKQLVNLSKTFHIDIPEDLSDAIHDCKVEKNVKDIGIEWMINQCKELVKFGAPVLHFYTMGNPGPTKRIAEAIF; encoded by the coding sequence ATGAAAATTACCGAACACATCGCAAATGCCAACGGCAAAACGCTTTTTTCTTTTGAACTGATACCGCCATTAAAAGGCCAAAGCATACAAGGTATTTATGATGCTATAGACCCGCTGATGGAGTTTAAGCCGCCTTTTATTGATGTAACATCGCTGCGCGAGGATTATATTTATAAAGAGCAGGATAACGGCTTGTTAGAGAAACTGGCCTACCGCAAACGCCCCGGTACTATAGCCATTTGCGCGGCTATCATGAATAAGTATAAGGTAGATACCGTGCCGCATTTACTGTGCGGTGGCTTTACTAAGGATGAGACGGAAAATGGCCTTGTTGACCTGCAATTTTTAGGTATCGAAAATGTGCTGGTGTTGCGTGGCGATGCCCGCCGCGGCGACTCATCATTTGTGCCAACACCAAACGGGCATTGCTACGCCACCGACCTGTTGCAGCAAGTAGTAAACATGAACAACGGCATATACCTGCACGAGAACTATGAAGATATCATGAAAACGGATTTCTGCATAGGCGTAGCTGGGTATCCCGAAAAACATTTTGAAGCGCCAAACCTAAAAACCGACTTTAAATACCTAAAACAAAAGGTGGATATGGGCGCTAATTTTATAGTGACCCAAATGTTTTTTGATAACCAAAAGTACTTTGATTTTGTAAATAACTGCCGGGCCAATGGTATTAATGTGCCTATTATACCTGGGCTAAAACCTATTACTACCAGCAAGCAATTGGTTAACCTGTCAAAAACCTTTCATATTGATATCCCCGAAGATTTAAGCGACGCAATACACGATTGCAAGGTGGAAAAAAACGTAAAAGATATAGGGATAGAGTGGATGATAAACCAATGCAAAGAGCTGGTTAAATTTGGCGCGCCGGTACTGCACTTTTATACCATGGGTAACCCCGGCCCTACAAAACGAATAGCAGAAGCTATATTTTAA
- a CDS encoding S8 family serine peptidase, whose protein sequence is MHKICKFLAGAILCGTVLTTFNGYSQTAPKPAAELPKNWHLMDLKTDGYFGISLNQAYQLVKGKKSKTVVIATIDSGIDTAQADLKPVLWVNTKEIPGNGIDDDKNGYVDDVHGWNFLGGPGGKCDFTETTEEVREYNRLKDKYLTGNAAGADPKEMEYWVKVRTQHDATLAKSKEEIQQLQPIMNALMATSGYVKRALNLKSDGSFKKADLAKITAASDTVKQSKAVWESVFDQEGGNETNAKIINDLSEYLAKLNNDVNPDLDARKRIVGDDPNVNDGKPYGSNLLKFADAEHGTGVAGLIGAVRGNKYGIDGVADNVRIMSIKAVPNGDEYDKDIANAIHYAVDNGAKIINMSFGKKISPHKAWVDEAFKYAAAKDVLLVQASGNDNQDMDAKPEFPNDMFADGSVMDADNVISVGASGDKPNEELAGSFSNYGKKNVDVFAPGVKVTSINMDAEFNTADGTSFASPITAGIAALVLEYYPNLSAKQLKQVILDSATPLPGTMVLKPGTKEKVAFTSLSKTGGIVNAYKALLIASKLKGERAI, encoded by the coding sequence ATGCATAAAATCTGCAAATTTTTAGCCGGGGCCATATTGTGCGGTACGGTGCTTACTACTTTTAACGGCTATTCCCAAACGGCACCAAAGCCGGCTGCCGAACTGCCAAAAAACTGGCACCTGATGGACCTTAAAACCGATGGTTACTTCGGCATCAGCTTAAACCAGGCCTATCAATTGGTTAAGGGCAAAAAAAGCAAAACAGTTGTTATAGCTACCATAGATAGCGGTATTGATACCGCCCAGGCCGACCTGAAACCTGTTTTATGGGTAAACACCAAAGAGATACCCGGCAACGGTATAGACGATGATAAAAATGGCTATGTTGATGATGTACACGGCTGGAACTTTTTAGGCGGGCCGGGCGGTAAATGCGATTTTACTGAAACTACCGAGGAAGTGCGCGAATATAACAGGCTAAAAGATAAATACCTTACCGGTAACGCCGCAGGTGCCGACCCTAAAGAAATGGAGTACTGGGTTAAGGTACGCACCCAGCACGATGCTACCCTGGCTAAATCAAAAGAAGAAATACAGCAACTGCAACCCATAATGAATGCCTTAATGGCAACCAGCGGTTATGTTAAAAGGGCCTTGAACTTAAAATCAGACGGCTCATTTAAAAAGGCCGACCTGGCTAAAATTACCGCTGCAAGCGATACAGTAAAACAAAGCAAAGCGGTGTGGGAATCGGTTTTTGACCAGGAAGGCGGCAACGAAACCAATGCCAAAATCATAAACGACCTGAGCGAGTACCTGGCCAAGTTAAACAACGATGTTAACCCCGACCTGGATGCCCGTAAACGTATTGTTGGTGACGACCCTAATGTAAACGACGGCAAACCCTATGGCAGCAACCTATTAAAATTTGCCGATGCCGAGCACGGTACCGGTGTAGCCGGCCTTATTGGCGCGGTACGTGGCAACAAATATGGTATTGATGGCGTAGCAGATAATGTGCGCATCATGAGTATTAAGGCCGTACCAAACGGCGACGAGTACGATAAGGATATTGCCAACGCCATTCACTACGCGGTAGATAATGGTGCCAAGATCATAAACATGAGCTTTGGTAAAAAAATATCGCCGCATAAGGCCTGGGTTGACGAGGCCTTTAAATATGCAGCCGCTAAAGATGTATTGCTGGTACAGGCATCAGGTAATGATAACCAGGACATGGATGCCAAGCCCGAGTTCCCGAACGATATGTTTGCCGATGGATCGGTGATGGATGCGGATAATGTGATAAGCGTTGGCGCATCGGGCGATAAGCCAAACGAAGAACTGGCCGGATCGTTCAGCAACTACGGTAAAAAAAATGTAGATGTATTTGCACCGGGTGTTAAGGTTACATCGATTAACATGGATGCCGAATTTAACACTGCCGACGGCACCAGCTTTGCATCGCCAATTACAGCCGGTATTGCCGCTTTGGTATTGGAGTATTACCCAAACCTGAGCGCAAAGCAATTAAAACAGGTGATACTGGACTCGGCAACGCCGCTACCGGGCACCATGGTGCTAAAACCCGGCACTAAAGAAAAGGTGGCTTTTACAAGCCTGTCAAAAACAGGCGGGATCGTTAACGCCTACAAAGCATTATTAATAGCCTCAAAGCTAAAAGGCGAAAGAGCCATCTAG